One segment of Gammaproteobacteria bacterium DNA contains the following:
- a CDS encoding glutamate-5-semialdehyde dehydrogenase — MSDVKTYMQQLGQQARKAARALMRADTNSKNSALLAMAAEIRSNSATILKANQKDMDAGRASGLDAALLDRLELNQARVDAIIEGLEQVAALPDPVGEISDLKYRPSGIQIGKMRVPLGVIGIIYESRPNVTADAAALCLKSGNAAILRGGSEAIHSNQALAQCIAAGLEKAGLPRTAVQVVETTDRAAVGELVQMPDYVDVIVPRGGKGLIERISREARVPVIKHLDGVCHVYIDDKADRAKALAIAFNAKTHRYGTCNTMETLLVAKGVAADVLPELAKMYEEKGVELRGCVATRDILPNARAATEQDWAEEYLAPVLAIRVVSGIDEAIDHIEQYGSHHTDAIVTEDYTRARRFLAEVDSSSVMVNASTRFADGFEYGLGAEIGISTDKFHVRGPVGLEGLTSQKYVVLGNGNIRT, encoded by the coding sequence ATGAGTGATGTAAAGACCTATATGCAGCAGCTCGGGCAACAGGCCCGCAAGGCCGCACGTGCCTTGATGAGAGCCGATACCAATAGTAAAAACTCCGCGCTGCTGGCTATGGCTGCGGAAATTCGCAGCAATTCGGCAACTATATTGAAAGCAAATCAGAAGGATATGGATGCGGGTCGTGCCTCTGGTCTCGATGCTGCCCTGCTAGACCGGCTGGAATTAAATCAGGCCCGTGTCGATGCCATCATTGAAGGACTCGAACAAGTCGCTGCACTACCTGACCCTGTAGGAGAGATCTCAGATCTCAAATATCGCCCATCCGGCATCCAGATAGGGAAGATGCGCGTACCGCTCGGTGTGATTGGCATCATTTACGAATCCCGACCTAACGTGACAGCGGATGCGGCAGCGCTGTGTTTGAAGTCAGGTAATGCTGCCATTTTGCGCGGTGGATCAGAGGCTATACATTCCAATCAGGCGCTGGCCCAATGTATAGCCGCAGGGCTAGAGAAGGCAGGCCTGCCAAGAACAGCGGTTCAAGTCGTGGAGACTACTGATAGAGCCGCCGTTGGTGAATTAGTACAAATGCCTGACTACGTCGACGTTATCGTCCCACGCGGTGGCAAAGGTTTAATTGAGCGAATTAGCCGCGAAGCACGTGTACCCGTCATCAAACATCTCGATGGGGTTTGTCATGTCTATATCGACGATAAAGCCGATCGAGCAAAGGCACTGGCGATCGCATTCAACGCCAAGACGCATCGATATGGTACGTGTAACACCATGGAGACGCTATTAGTGGCGAAAGGTGTCGCGGCAGATGTGTTGCCAGAACTGGCGAAGATGTACGAAGAGAAAGGTGTTGAACTGCGTGGCTGTGTGGCGACGCGTGACATCTTGCCTAATGCGCGTGCGGCGACCGAGCAGGATTGGGCGGAAGAGTATCTTGCGCCTGTTCTCGCGATTCGTGTTGTCAGCGGTATCGATGAAGCCATAGACCATATTGAACAGTACGGCTCGCATCACACCGATGCGATTGTCACTGAAGACTATACGCGAGCGCGTCGTTTTCTTGCAGAGGTGGATTCGAGCTCAGTCATGGTCAATGCATCAACGCGTTTTGCAGATGGTTTTGAATATGGATTGGGTGCCGAGATCGGTATCAGTACCGATAAATTTCATGTACGTGGCCCGGTAGGTCTGGAAGGTCTGACCTCGCAAAAATATGTTGTTCTCGGAAACGGGAATATACGAACCTAA
- a CDS encoding porin: MKKSLTALAVMAAVSLPFAANAGDMEAEVYGKMHGSIDYVNNANDASFFDSVHMSANSSRLGFKGAADLGGGMKAVWKVESDVAQGEADGKTGLGTTGIGNRATYVGLSTGAGTVTMGRDETPVKLISRKTDLFGDQIGDSRNVMQGKVTDRREGESVQYVSPAVAGAQLAIMTTLSDAKYNSTTGKQDAANFGGFISASVTYKMGKELYAALGYQMADGNSLGKPAAETEGVTRLGLKYSMGAIGVNALFQMTSNEGGTKDLGRMAYGVGAAYKMGKMSIKAQYYGATASVDTKKDEASILAIGVDQKLGDKTTAYVAYAMSMNGADASAGVSGAGHDNPGGDTGKPGKGDGAMGLSVGMIHSF, encoded by the coding sequence ATGAAGAAGAGTCTGACAGCTCTGGCCGTAATGGCGGCCGTTTCTCTGCCATTCGCTGCAAACGCGGGTGATATGGAAGCGGAAGTATACGGCAAAATGCACGGGTCTATTGACTACGTGAATAATGCGAACGATGCGAGTTTTTTTGATTCAGTACACATGAGTGCGAACTCCAGCCGCCTGGGCTTCAAGGGTGCTGCCGATCTGGGCGGTGGCATGAAGGCCGTGTGGAAAGTTGAAAGCGATGTTGCACAAGGCGAGGCCGATGGTAAAACTGGCTTGGGAACAACTGGAATTGGTAATCGTGCCACATACGTCGGTCTTTCTACCGGTGCTGGTACTGTTACGATGGGTAGAGATGAAACACCAGTTAAGCTCATCAGTCGTAAAACCGATTTATTCGGCGACCAAATTGGTGACTCACGTAATGTGATGCAGGGCAAAGTTACCGACCGTCGTGAGGGTGAGTCTGTACAATACGTATCTCCTGCTGTTGCCGGCGCACAGTTAGCAATAATGACTACCTTGTCGGATGCCAAATATAATTCAACAACTGGTAAGCAAGATGCGGCTAACTTTGGGGGCTTTATCAGTGCTTCAGTAACCTACAAGATGGGTAAAGAGTTGTATGCAGCTCTTGGCTATCAAATGGCTGATGGAAATTCTTTAGGTAAACCCGCGGCAGAGACTGAGGGTGTTACACGCCTTGGTCTGAAATACAGCATGGGTGCGATCGGCGTAAATGCATTGTTCCAGATGACCTCAAACGAGGGTGGTACTAAAGACCTCGGTCGTATGGCGTACGGTGTAGGTGCAGCTTATAAGATGGGCAAGATGAGCATCAAAGCACAATACTACGGAGCTACTGCCTCTGTTGACACCAAAAAAGACGAAGCTAGCATCTTAGCTATCGGCGTTGATCAGAAGCTTGGTGACAAGACTACTGCCTATGTTGCCTACGCGATGAGCATGAATGGTGCTGACGCAAGCGCAGGTGTTTCCGGCGCAGGTCATGACAATCCTGGTGGCGACACTGGCAAGCCAGGTAAAGGCGACGGCGCCATGGGTCTGTCTGTTGGTATGATACACTCGTTCTAA
- the leuS gene encoding leucine--tRNA ligase: MEQQYQPDVIEAEAQAYWEQNQSFKTVEDASKEKFYCLSMFPYPSGKLHMGHVRNYTIGDVLSRFQHMRGKNVLQPMGWDAFGLPAENAAIKNNVPPAQWTYHNIDEMRAQLKRLGFAYDWSRELATCTPEYYRWEQWLFTRLYEKDLVYKKVAPVNWCPNDLTVLANEQVIDGCCWRCDTPVVRKEIPQWFMRITQYADELLRELDELPGWPEQVRTMQKNWIGRSEGVEIVFGIAGGDETLKVYTTRPDTLMGVTYVAVAPEHPLALKAAESNATLAKFVEECKVMETSEAAMETMEKKGVDTGIKAIHPITGAEVPVFAANFVLMGYGEGAVMSVPAHDQRDWEFAQKYGLSVKQVITPIDDKFVDLGKAAFTEKGRLMDSGEFSDLSSAEAFNAIAAKLSEMGRGQKRTNYRLRDWGVSRQRYWGAPIPIINCDSCGAVAVPDPDLPVTLPEDVKFDGVGSPIKKMPEFYETSCPKCGGKAERETDTFDTFMESSWYFARYASHDANAMVDERANYWLPVDQYIGGIEHAILHLLYARFYNKLMRDVGLIKHDEPFTNLLTQGMVLKDGAKMSKSKGNTVDPQALIDTYGADTSRLFMMFAAPPEQSLEWSDAGVEGANRFIRRLWRQVVEHVEGGSSSPLDVAKLNDDQKAIRRTLHQTLRKVTDDMDRRFTFNTAIAAVMELLNALAKFDDNSEGGRTVRQEALEGAVLMLSPIVPHVTHRLWQMLGKQDAIIECSWPTVDESALVSDTVELVIQVNGKLRSKIAVASSADKASIEKQALADETVQKFIEGKEIKKLIVVPGRLVNIVVAG; encoded by the coding sequence ATGGAACAGCAATACCAACCCGATGTGATCGAAGCCGAGGCCCAGGCCTATTGGGAGCAAAATCAGAGTTTCAAAACGGTAGAAGACGCTAGTAAGGAAAAATTCTACTGTCTGTCGATGTTTCCCTATCCCAGCGGCAAGCTGCACATGGGCCATGTACGAAACTACACGATTGGCGACGTACTGAGTCGCTTCCAGCACATGCGTGGAAAAAATGTGTTACAGCCCATGGGTTGGGATGCCTTTGGTCTGCCTGCCGAAAACGCCGCGATCAAAAACAATGTGCCGCCAGCGCAATGGACATATCACAATATTGATGAGATGCGCGCTCAACTCAAGCGCCTGGGCTTTGCCTACGACTGGTCGCGTGAGCTGGCGACGTGTACTCCTGAATACTATCGCTGGGAACAATGGCTGTTTACCCGCCTTTATGAAAAAGACCTGGTCTATAAGAAAGTCGCACCGGTGAACTGGTGTCCCAATGATTTGACGGTCTTGGCCAACGAACAGGTCATCGATGGTTGCTGCTGGCGTTGTGACACGCCGGTGGTGCGCAAAGAGATTCCACAGTGGTTTATGCGCATTACTCAGTATGCCGACGAATTGCTGCGTGAGCTCGACGAATTGCCTGGCTGGCCGGAACAGGTTCGCACCATGCAGAAGAACTGGATTGGGCGTTCCGAAGGCGTGGAAATCGTTTTCGGTATTGCCGGTGGCGACGAAACCTTGAAAGTGTATACCACGCGCCCGGACACCCTCATGGGAGTTACCTATGTCGCGGTCGCACCCGAGCATCCATTAGCGCTAAAGGCCGCCGAGTCTAATGCGACACTGGCAAAGTTTGTCGAAGAATGTAAGGTCATGGAAACCTCCGAGGCCGCCATGGAGACCATGGAAAAGAAAGGTGTCGATACCGGAATTAAAGCCATACACCCGATTACCGGCGCAGAAGTACCCGTATTCGCCGCCAATTTTGTGTTGATGGGCTATGGCGAGGGCGCGGTGATGTCGGTACCGGCCCATGATCAACGCGACTGGGAATTTGCACAGAAATATGGCCTGTCGGTGAAGCAGGTGATCACCCCGATAGACGATAAGTTCGTTGATTTGGGTAAAGCGGCCTTTACCGAAAAAGGGCGTCTCATGGACTCCGGTGAGTTCAGTGATTTGAGCTCAGCTGAGGCCTTTAATGCCATCGCCGCCAAGCTGTCGGAAATGGGGCGCGGTCAGAAGCGTACCAATTATCGTCTGCGTGATTGGGGTGTATCCAGACAACGTTATTGGGGCGCGCCGATCCCGATTATCAATTGCGATAGCTGCGGTGCGGTCGCCGTCCCCGATCCGGATTTGCCGGTAACCTTACCTGAAGACGTCAAATTTGATGGTGTTGGATCGCCGATCAAGAAAATGCCTGAATTCTATGAAACCTCTTGCCCTAAGTGTGGTGGCAAGGCCGAGCGCGAAACCGATACCTTCGACACCTTTATGGAATCGTCGTGGTATTTCGCTCGCTACGCCAGCCATGATGCCAATGCGATGGTTGATGAGCGCGCCAATTACTGGTTGCCGGTAGACCAATACATCGGCGGTATCGAACACGCGATTTTGCATCTGTTATATGCGCGTTTTTATAACAAGTTGATGCGTGATGTTGGCCTGATCAAACACGACGAACCGTTTACCAACCTGTTGACCCAGGGCATGGTATTGAAAGACGGGGCCAAGATGTCCAAATCCAAGGGTAATACGGTAGACCCACAGGCATTGATCGACACCTATGGTGCCGATACCTCGCGTCTGTTCATGATGTTTGCCGCGCCGCCGGAACAATCGCTGGAATGGTCGGATGCCGGAGTTGAGGGCGCGAACCGCTTTATACGTCGCCTGTGGAGACAAGTTGTTGAGCATGTCGAGGGCGGATCATCAAGTCCGCTCGATGTTGCGAAACTAAACGATGATCAAAAGGCGATACGCCGTACCTTGCATCAGACTTTGCGCAAAGTGACGGATGACATGGACCGCCGTTTTACCTTTAATACGGCGATTGCGGCGGTCATGGAATTACTCAATGCACTCGCAAAATTCGATGATAATAGTGAAGGCGGTCGTACCGTTCGCCAGGAGGCATTGGAAGGGGCGGTGTTGATGTTGTCGCCGATTGTTCCACATGTCACGCATCGCCTGTGGCAAATGTTGGGCAAACAAGACGCCATCATCGAATGTTCATGGCCGACAGTCGACGAGAGCGCGCTGGTCTCCGATACCGTCGAATTGGTCATACAGGTAAACGGAAAACTGCGTTCAAAAATTGCTGTTGCTAGCTCGGCGGACAAGGCCTCTATTGAGAAACAGGCGCTGGCCGACGAAACCGTCCAAAAGTTTATCGAAGGCAAAGAAATCAAAAAGCTGATCGTGGTACCTGGTCGTTTGGTGAATATCGTTGTTGCGGGATAG
- the nadD gene encoding nicotinate-nucleotide adenylyltransferase, protein MRIVGFLGGTFDPVHFGHLRIGLEIKNVLALDELHFVPCAKPPHKSGVMASAEHRSRMLELAIENIPGFALDTRELDRQGLSYSIDTLKSIREEYGDATSICWIVGSDSFQSLDTWHQWEQLFDFAHIVVACRPGWKPDVESAVGQQLSRRIVNEPSQLKQTACGLILPWQVTQLAISATAIREMVAKDFSPRFLLPDAVRDFIELNKLYRQ, encoded by the coding sequence TTGCGTATAGTCGGGTTTCTTGGGGGTACGTTCGATCCGGTTCACTTCGGTCACTTACGAATTGGGTTGGAGATTAAAAACGTATTGGCGCTGGATGAGTTGCACTTTGTCCCTTGCGCCAAGCCACCACACAAATCCGGCGTAATGGCGAGTGCAGAACACCGCAGTCGTATGCTGGAACTGGCAATAGAAAACATCCCAGGCTTTGCTCTGGATACAAGAGAGTTGGACCGGCAGGGGCTTTCATATTCCATCGATACCTTAAAATCGATCCGCGAGGAGTATGGAGATGCGACGTCAATTTGCTGGATAGTCGGTTCTGATTCTTTCCAGAGTCTGGACACCTGGCATCAATGGGAGCAATTGTTCGATTTTGCTCACATCGTGGTAGCCTGTCGTCCCGGTTGGAAACCGGATGTTGAATCTGCCGTTGGGCAGCAGCTTTCGCGGCGCATTGTGAACGAACCGTCGCAGCTGAAACAGACCGCGTGTGGCCTGATTTTACCGTGGCAGGTCACGCAACTGGCTATTTCAGCAACGGCAATTCGTGAAATGGTGGCGAAAGATTTTAGCCCGCGCTTTCTGCTTCCAGACGCAGTGCGGGATTTCATTGAACTAAACAAGCTTTACAGGCAGTAA
- the trpE gene encoding anthranilate synthase component I, protein MNQQQFDELHKLGFNRIPLMREVLADLDTPLSVYLKLAHGPYSYLFESVQGGEKWGRYSIIGLATQTRLEVRENHIRIFDGEQCIEEHTHADPLEFIDGYQARFKVPDVEGLPRFTGGLVGYFGYDTVRYIEPRLGACKAPDPIDNPDIVLMLSDEVVVFDNLKGKLFLLVHADPAQNDAYKTGQRRLETLAARLAEPVPASMREPRPTQAIKEEDFVSGFTQEGFEHAVRRIKDYIVEGDTMQVVISQRLSVPFDADPLDLYRALRSFNPSPYMYYMNMGDFYIVGSSPEILVRLEDGVVTVRPIAGTRHRGKTEAEDKMLEQDLLSDPKELAEHLMLIDLGRNDAGRVAEIGSVNLTDKMVIERYSHVMHIVSNVTGKLKDGMDAIDVIRATFPAGTVSGAPKVRAMEIIDELEPVKRGVYSGAVGYIGWNGNMDTAIAIRTAVIKDQTLYMQAGAGIVYDSVPSSEWEETMNKSRAIFRAATLAANGLNDTKDGHR, encoded by the coding sequence ATGAATCAACAACAATTCGATGAACTACATAAACTGGGCTTCAACCGTATACCATTGATGCGCGAAGTCCTGGCTGACCTGGATACGCCCTTGAGTGTCTATCTCAAGCTCGCCCATGGCCCCTACTCTTATCTGTTTGAGTCGGTACAGGGTGGGGAGAAATGGGGGCGTTATTCCATCATTGGTCTGGCGACTCAGACACGTCTGGAAGTCCGAGAAAACCACATCCGTATCTTCGATGGTGAGCAATGTATCGAAGAACATACCCATGCCGATCCGCTCGAATTTATTGATGGTTACCAGGCCCGGTTCAAGGTACCTGATGTAGAGGGTTTGCCTCGCTTCACCGGCGGTCTGGTCGGCTATTTCGGCTACGATACTGTTCGCTATATCGAGCCTCGACTCGGTGCCTGTAAGGCGCCGGATCCGATCGACAACCCGGATATCGTGTTAATGCTTTCCGATGAGGTCGTCGTCTTCGACAATCTCAAAGGCAAGCTGTTTCTGCTCGTGCATGCAGATCCCGCACAAAATGACGCATACAAAACCGGTCAACGTCGATTAGAAACCCTGGCCGCACGCCTGGCAGAACCGGTTCCTGCGTCTATGCGTGAACCCCGTCCGACCCAGGCAATAAAGGAAGAAGATTTCGTCTCCGGTTTCACCCAGGAAGGTTTTGAGCATGCGGTACGCCGGATCAAGGACTATATTGTCGAAGGCGATACCATGCAGGTGGTTATTTCACAGCGCCTGAGCGTGCCTTTCGATGCCGATCCGCTAGACCTCTATCGCGCCCTGCGCAGTTTCAATCCCTCGCCCTATATGTATTACATGAATATGGGTGACTTCTACATCGTCGGTTCTTCGCCAGAGATCCTGGTCAGGTTGGAAGACGGCGTGGTAACCGTTCGGCCCATCGCCGGTACTCGCCATCGTGGCAAGACCGAAGCCGAAGACAAGATGCTCGAACAAGACCTATTGTCAGACCCCAAGGAGTTGGCTGAGCACTTGATGCTCATCGACCTTGGGCGTAATGATGCAGGGCGAGTCGCCGAAATCGGTAGCGTGAACCTAACCGATAAAATGGTCATCGAGCGCTATTCCCACGTGATGCACATCGTCTCCAATGTCACCGGAAAGTTAAAAGACGGTATGGACGCCATCGATGTCATCCGTGCGACCTTTCCTGCGGGAACCGTGTCAGGCGCACCCAAGGTACGTGCGATGGAAATCATCGACGAATTAGAGCCAGTGAAGCGTGGTGTCTATTCCGGTGCGGTAGGCTATATCGGCTGGAACGGCAATATGGACACGGCGATTGCGATCCGCACTGCTGTAATCAAAGACCAGACCCTCTATATGCAGGCCGGCGCCGGTATCGTCTACGATTCTGTTCCCAGTAGCGAATGGGAAGAAACCATGAACAAGAGTCGCGCGATTTTCCGCGCCGCGACCCTGGCCGCCAATGGCCTAAACGACACCAAAGACGGTCACCGCTAA
- the rsfS gene encoding ribosome silencing factor, translating into MQTEELLQLVIDALEDMKAKDISVIDVRHLSNITDIMVVATGTSTRQVASIASSVAEKAKAAGVMPFGVEGSSVGEWVLVDLGDVVVHVMQPSIREFYQLERLWSTPPAGEGLEDVSSKAN; encoded by the coding sequence ATGCAGACAGAAGAATTACTACAATTAGTTATCGATGCGCTTGAAGATATGAAAGCGAAAGACATTAGCGTTATCGACGTGCGTCACCTGAGCAACATTACCGACATTATGGTAGTCGCAACAGGTACCTCGACGCGTCAGGTGGCCAGTATTGCATCGAGTGTGGCGGAGAAAGCGAAGGCTGCAGGGGTAATGCCTTTTGGTGTCGAAGGCAGTTCAGTCGGAGAGTGGGTACTGGTGGATCTTGGCGATGTGGTTGTGCATGTAATGCAGCCGTCTATCCGCGAATTTTATCAGCTTGAACGTCTCTGGAGCACGCCGCCGGCGGGTGAAGGACTGGAAGACGTCAGCAGTAAAGCGAATTGA
- the holA gene encoding DNA polymerase III subunit delta, producing the protein MNIRIEQIATHLRSPLLPVYVVTGDEPLQHGETIDAIRSSARKQGFEEREVFHVEQHFDWGAVLEAANAMSLFASRKIIEVRMHNLKPGDKGTDALCSYAKNPSPDNVLIVALPRLDANAKRSRWYKALDNIGGVITVWSVESDRLSGWIARRMKQHKLEPTPEAVQFLADKVEGNMLAAAQEIEKLALLHQGSVDVDILAEEIADSAHFDAFALIDAALEGKAERVERILGILRASGAEPVAILGAISWQLRILYQLSLPGNGEQEFRRLVPIPHRQPLVRKVLKRHSIKHWQNMLCQAAALDRVNKGMRPGNSIDELLKLALAMGGTQLMRETV; encoded by the coding sequence ATGAATATTCGAATCGAACAAATCGCCACGCATTTGCGCTCACCGTTGTTGCCTGTTTACGTTGTAACGGGTGACGAACCATTGCAGCATGGAGAAACCATCGATGCGATACGCAGTAGTGCGCGCAAGCAGGGTTTTGAAGAGCGCGAAGTATTCCATGTGGAGCAACACTTCGATTGGGGCGCTGTGTTAGAAGCGGCGAACGCCATGTCACTGTTCGCCAGTCGTAAAATCATCGAAGTGCGCATGCATAATCTAAAGCCAGGTGATAAGGGAACGGACGCATTGTGCAGTTATGCGAAAAATCCTTCGCCGGACAATGTGCTCATTGTTGCGCTGCCGAGACTCGATGCCAATGCCAAACGTAGTCGCTGGTACAAAGCCTTGGATAACATCGGTGGCGTTATCACAGTATGGTCGGTAGAAAGCGATCGCCTGAGTGGCTGGATTGCGCGGCGCATGAAGCAACACAAACTGGAGCCGACGCCTGAGGCGGTGCAGTTTCTCGCCGACAAGGTAGAGGGAAATATGTTGGCTGCGGCACAAGAGATCGAAAAACTCGCTCTATTGCATCAGGGCTCGGTGGACGTTGATATCCTTGCCGAAGAAATCGCTGACAGTGCACACTTTGATGCGTTTGCGCTGATTGATGCCGCATTAGAGGGAAAGGCGGAGAGAGTAGAACGCATCCTCGGTATTTTGCGCGCGTCAGGTGCGGAACCTGTTGCGATATTGGGCGCAATCAGCTGGCAGTTGCGGATACTTTATCAACTGTCCTTGCCGGGGAACGGGGAACAGGAATTTCGTCGGCTGGTACCGATTCCTCATCGCCAACCATTAGTACGGAAGGTCTTGAAGCGTCACTCGATTAAGCATTGGCAAAACATGTTGTGTCAGGCTGCGGCTCTCGACCGGGTCAATAAAGGCATGCGACCGGGTAATTCCATTGATGAGCTGTTAAAATTGGCCCTGGCGATGGGTGGTACCCAGTTAATGAGAGAAACCGTATGA
- a CDS encoding porin, with product MNKTFVAIASAFAVALPVVAQSAEMDVLQVYGTVHTSIDREVKNGNTSFDVDSSATRGWGIGAKGGMDAAGGLIAIYQFEIGYDGAKDTGINATDSNSDGNFDKYGNVIPGSFYLRDSWVGLKGGFGKVRIGTMGTYYKVSGAKIDPLFTTALEGRDKTFHMMSPMHSGNGIGQGRGSDMISYDSPLVAGMITVNAHLQPRGDEWNYGGGGQLRVGPATVFGALTTNEFGSRALKGGAQVVFGPAKIAAQYERGSALGGKQYFFGSGTFDITREAEVSGDVGYELDSGDISATGAFVYKMSKKSNLYVGYGLNRKGSDSTTAKYSVATLGLKHKF from the coding sequence ATGAACAAAACTTTTGTAGCCATTGCATCGGCGTTTGCAGTGGCTTTGCCCGTTGTAGCGCAGTCCGCTGAAATGGATGTACTTCAGGTCTACGGAACTGTCCACACTTCCATCGACAGAGAAGTAAAAAATGGCAATACCAGTTTCGATGTCGATTCCTCAGCAACCCGTGGCTGGGGCATAGGCGCCAAGGGCGGCATGGATGCAGCGGGTGGTCTTATCGCGATCTATCAATTTGAGATCGGTTATGACGGCGCTAAAGATACCGGAATAAACGCCACGGATTCCAATAGCGATGGCAACTTCGATAAATACGGTAATGTGATACCCGGATCATTTTATTTGCGCGACAGCTGGGTTGGTCTAAAAGGCGGATTCGGTAAAGTGCGTATCGGGACTATGGGTACGTATTACAAAGTCAGCGGTGCGAAAATAGATCCCTTGTTTACGACAGCACTTGAAGGTCGCGACAAGACCTTCCATATGATGTCTCCTATGCACTCTGGCAACGGCATCGGTCAGGGTCGCGGTAGCGATATGATTAGCTATGATTCACCGTTGGTCGCCGGCATGATTACGGTCAATGCGCATCTACAGCCTCGTGGTGACGAGTGGAACTATGGTGGTGGTGGTCAGCTACGTGTTGGTCCAGCCACTGTCTTTGGTGCGTTGACGACTAATGAGTTTGGCAGCAGAGCCTTGAAAGGTGGAGCCCAGGTGGTGTTTGGTCCAGCCAAGATCGCTGCGCAGTATGAAAGAGGGAGTGCGCTTGGCGGCAAGCAGTACTTTTTCGGGAGCGGCACATTTGACATAACCCGCGAGGCCGAAGTCTCCGGTGATGTTGGATACGAGCTTGATAGTGGTGATATTTCAGCAACCGGTGCTTTCGTCTACAAAATGTCGAAAAAGAGCAATCTTTACGTCGGCTATGGTCTGAACAGAAAAGGCTCAGACAGCACTACGGCGAAATACTCAGTTGCTACTTTAGGTCTTAAGCATAAGTTTTAA
- a CDS encoding zinc ribbon-containing protein, with amino-acid sequence MSEQHSPQVQRLITGYHKLLHEAREVVKELADDLKPRIKTSIEMAGDRLAELGELSKEEAGRVAVYLKKDIEHAARYIAEGERELADWARLDMLLLEQKLRDNFEYMVDETKLELDHMRQHSDHTGEWHTGEITAPGTLACQQCGQEVHFKEPAHIPPCPKCHASVYHRVHYK; translated from the coding sequence ATGAGTGAACAACATTCTCCCCAGGTTCAACGTCTGATCACGGGTTATCACAAGCTCCTGCATGAAGCGCGGGAGGTGGTCAAGGAATTGGCCGATGACCTCAAGCCACGCATTAAAACCTCTATCGAGATGGCCGGCGACCGGCTGGCAGAACTCGGTGAGCTCAGCAAAGAAGAAGCAGGCCGTGTTGCCGTCTATCTGAAAAAAGATATCGAACATGCCGCGCGCTATATCGCCGAGGGTGAACGCGAACTCGCGGACTGGGCGCGCCTGGATATGCTTCTACTCGAACAAAAACTGCGTGATAACTTCGAATATATGGTCGACGAGACCAAGCTCGAACTCGACCACATGCGACAACACAGCGATCACACTGGCGAGTGGCATACCGGTGAAATCACCGCGCCGGGAACACTGGCCTGTCAGCAGTGTGGCCAGGAAGTTCACTTCAAGGAGCCCGCACATATACCGCCTTGTCCAAAGTGCCACGCCAGCGTCTATCACCGGGTGCACTACAAATAG
- a CDS encoding phosphoglycolate phosphatase, which translates to MLNKPELILIDLDGTLVDSVLDIVVAVDKMMDELNMPQRGETKVRNWVGNGVERMVKRALTDSLDDEPEAALFDKAMPIFSRYYAEANGNFSQLFPGVSDGLAMLKDKGYKLGCVTNKAADFTIPLLKAKGIYDYFGVVVSGDTLAVKKPDPAPLLHAAKELGVNPARSTMLGDSMHDVEAARRAGFQVICVSYGYNHGHDIREANPDAVVDSFTELENLLPA; encoded by the coding sequence ATGTTGAATAAGCCAGAATTGATACTGATAGATTTGGACGGCACCCTCGTGGATTCCGTGCTGGACATTGTAGTCGCCGTCGACAAGATGATGGACGAACTCAATATGCCACAACGTGGCGAAACCAAGGTGCGCAATTGGGTAGGCAATGGCGTCGAGCGCATGGTCAAGCGCGCACTGACCGATTCCCTGGATGACGAGCCAGAGGCAGCATTGTTCGACAAGGCCATGCCGATCTTTTCCCGCTACTATGCAGAGGCCAATGGTAATTTCAGTCAGTTGTTTCCTGGCGTGAGCGATGGTCTGGCGATGCTCAAAGATAAGGGTTACAAGTTGGGTTGTGTTACCAACAAGGCCGCAGATTTCACTATTCCGTTGCTCAAGGCCAAAGGGATTTACGACTATTTCGGCGTAGTAGTGTCTGGTGACACACTGGCAGTCAAGAAGCCCGATCCAGCTCCTTTACTCCATGCCGCCAAAGAACTCGGTGTCAATCCCGCTCGGTCGACTATGCTCGGTGACTCCATGCACGATGTAGAAGCCGCACGACGTGCAGGTTTTCAGGTAATTTGTGTGAGCTATGGTTATAATCATGGCCACGATATTCGTGAGGCCAATCCCGACGCCGTTGTCGATAGCTTCACGGAGTTAGAAAACTTACTACCTGCCTGA